A section of the Corvus hawaiiensis isolate bCorHaw1 chromosome 16, bCorHaw1.pri.cur, whole genome shotgun sequence genome encodes:
- the BMERB1 gene encoding bMERB domain-containing protein 1: MELRRSISASAEAERPMRRYGAVEETEWKAEALGRNQLDIISMAETTMMPEEIELEMAKIQRLREVLVRRESELRFMMDDIQLCKDIMNLKQELQSLVAIPEKEKTKMEKQREDELIQKIHRLVQKRDFLVDDAEVERLREKEEDREMAEFLRTKLKPIDKATQSPTSSPAEKKAEPPPSKPTIAKAGLAIIKDCCGATQCNIM; the protein is encoded by the exons ATGGAGCTCCGCAGGTCCATCTCAGCCAGCGCCGAGGCCGAGAGACCTATGCGGCGCTACGGGGCAGTGGAGGAGACGGAGTGGAAGGCGGAGGCGCTGGGGAGAA ATCAACTTGACATCATTTCAATGGCTGAAACAACAATGATGCCTGAGGAAATTGAGCTCGAGATGGCAAAGATCCAGAGACTTCGGGAAGTCTTAGTCAGAAGAGAATCAGAACTCAGGTTTAT gaTGGATGACATCCAGCTGTGCAAAGACATTATGAACCTtaagcaggagctgcagagttTGGTAGCAATCCCAG aaaaagaaaaaacgaAGATGGAGAAGCAAAGAGAGGATGAACTGATTCAGAAGATTCATCGACTGGTACAAAAAAGAGACTTTCTTGTAGATGATGCGGAGGTGGAGAGATTACG ggaaaaagaagaagacaGAGAGATGGCTGAGTTCCTTCGCACCAAGTTAAAACCCATAGACAAAGCAACACAGTCTCCTACGA gcagcccagcagaaaagaaggCAGAACCTCCTCCAAGCAAGCCCACCATTGCCAAGGCAGGGTTGGCAATTATTAAAGATTGTTGTGGGGCCACACAGTGCAACATCATGTAG